The following are from one region of the Rosistilla carotiformis genome:
- the trkA gene encoding Trk system potassium transporter TrkA, translating to MQAIILGAGTVGTWIADLLCRARHSVTVIDTNPEEVRRINAELDVRAIHGSGSQSTVLFQADICGADICLAVTGDDEVNIVAASMAKALGARRAIARVYAPAFRDMSTFDYQQHFNIDRLLSLEQLSATELARSIRNPGSIPLEHFARGQLEVYELTVAIKAPAVGKPLRELTLSHGVRIGSISRQGRRWIAGGEDEIHAGDSISLIGFPKDVAEARAQFAPESTRVPRRNVIIAGGGETGYHLAQSLNKAEYRILILDEDPKRCEHLATLLPSATIVTANANRRSVLEDEGVGKADYFVACTGNDENNIMAGVEARELGAHKVMAVVGRPDYANVVAKLGIDVAVSERDAVARQVMGFMNDGPIISQSQLPEGSIGVYEIEIDEDVPVTKAPLMQLPLSGRCLIAAIMRDGFVRVPTAKDHLRIGDVIVALIDQNTLDSTISLFKVG from the coding sequence ATGCAAGCGATCATCCTCGGTGCCGGAACGGTGGGAACTTGGATTGCCGATCTATTATGTCGCGCCCGGCATAGCGTCACGGTGATCGACACCAATCCTGAAGAAGTTCGCCGCATCAATGCGGAACTGGATGTCAGAGCGATCCACGGCAGCGGATCGCAAAGTACCGTCTTATTCCAAGCCGACATCTGCGGGGCCGATATCTGCCTGGCGGTGACCGGCGACGATGAAGTCAACATTGTGGCCGCCAGCATGGCCAAGGCGCTTGGCGCGCGGCGGGCGATCGCGCGAGTCTACGCTCCCGCATTTCGCGACATGAGCACTTTCGATTACCAACAGCACTTCAACATCGATCGGCTGTTGAGTCTCGAACAACTCTCGGCGACCGAACTGGCTCGCAGTATCCGCAACCCCGGATCGATCCCGTTGGAGCACTTTGCTCGCGGGCAATTGGAGGTCTACGAATTGACGGTGGCGATCAAAGCGCCCGCCGTGGGCAAGCCGCTGCGAGAATTGACGCTCAGCCACGGCGTGCGGATCGGTTCGATCTCGCGTCAAGGGCGACGTTGGATCGCCGGTGGTGAAGATGAGATTCACGCGGGCGATTCGATCAGCCTGATTGGATTTCCCAAAGATGTCGCCGAAGCCCGAGCGCAGTTTGCTCCCGAATCGACTCGCGTTCCCCGTCGCAACGTGATCATCGCTGGCGGTGGCGAGACCGGATACCACTTGGCTCAATCGCTCAACAAGGCAGAGTACCGGATCTTGATTCTGGATGAAGATCCCAAACGCTGCGAACACCTTGCCACGCTGCTCCCATCGGCGACCATCGTGACCGCCAACGCGAATCGCCGTTCGGTTTTGGAAGACGAAGGAGTCGGCAAGGCGGACTATTTTGTCGCCTGCACCGGCAACGATGAGAACAACATCATGGCCGGCGTCGAAGCGCGCGAACTCGGGGCGCACAAGGTGATGGCGGTCGTTGGCCGTCCCGACTATGCCAACGTCGTCGCCAAACTGGGCATCGATGTGGCGGTCAGCGAACGCGACGCGGTCGCTCGTCAAGTGATGGGCTTCATGAACGATGGCCCGATCATTTCGCAGAGTCAGTTGCCCGAGGGATCGATCGGCGTCTACGAGATCGAAATCGACGAAGACGTTCCGGTCACCAAAGCGCCGCTGATGCAATTGCCGCTGTCGGGGCGCTGTCTGATCGCCGCGATCATGCGGGATGGCTTTGTTCGCGTGCCAACGGCGAAGGACCATTTGCGGATCGGCGATGTCATCGTTGCCCTGATCGACCAGAATACGCTCGATTCCACGATCTCGCTGTTTAAAGTGGGATGA
- a CDS encoding SMP-30/gluconolactonase/LRE family protein — protein sequence MNIARPLSTTITLLLLASIAAAQPKTRQTESYPQHPDALVKEGVPAGTITQGVFDASQVYPGTVRDYWVYVPKQYDGSKPAALMVFQDGGGYARREGGYRVPNIFDNLIAAGEMPVTIAVFINPGVVPAPNDNAQSRFNRSYEYDSVDDRYANFLIDEMLPFVEKEHNVQLTDDPNLRAICGSSSGGICAYNVAWQRPDHFRRVFTTVGTYVGLRGGHELATLVRKTEPKPLRIYLQDGSNDLNIYGGDWWMANQTLLRALQWAGYEVEHTWGEGFHSSKHGTAIMPDVMRWLWKDFDTQPVSTHLDRSNSEANKFLVDGEGWELVSEGHKWAEGLAVTDDGTLYFTDVPASELYKVTPDGEVSLIVSDTGKTNGISLGPDGRLYGAASGARQIRAWDLKTLEMEVIAEGTTSNDIVVRHDGTIYYTDPPAGKVWSLDAKTHERKAVDNFKDCNGIGLSADQTQLFVAHFPGRFINAFQIADDGSLKYKQPYFHLEIPAADPRGLLDGMCVSQDGWLISTTAMGVQICDQPGRSHLILPMPPGSRRPSYVTFGGPDRKTLYVANVDKIYRRKTQLVGADNWKQPVKPPKPRL from the coding sequence ATGAACATCGCCCGCCCTCTATCGACCACCATCACGCTGCTGTTGCTTGCCAGCATCGCCGCCGCGCAACCGAAGACTCGCCAAACGGAAAGCTATCCGCAGCATCCCGACGCTCTGGTCAAGGAAGGGGTTCCCGCCGGTACGATCACCCAAGGCGTGTTCGATGCTTCGCAGGTCTATCCCGGCACCGTCCGCGATTATTGGGTCTACGTCCCCAAGCAATACGACGGATCCAAACCGGCAGCATTGATGGTCTTCCAAGATGGTGGCGGATACGCGCGTCGCGAGGGTGGTTATCGCGTCCCCAATATCTTCGACAATCTGATCGCTGCGGGCGAGATGCCGGTCACGATCGCCGTCTTCATCAATCCCGGTGTCGTTCCCGCCCCCAACGACAACGCGCAATCGCGATTCAATCGGTCGTATGAATACGACAGCGTCGACGATCGCTACGCCAACTTTCTGATCGACGAGATGCTGCCGTTTGTCGAAAAGGAACACAATGTTCAACTGACCGACGATCCCAATCTTCGCGCGATCTGCGGCAGCAGCTCCGGCGGCATCTGCGCCTACAACGTCGCTTGGCAGCGCCCCGATCATTTCCGCCGCGTCTTCACGACCGTCGGAACCTATGTCGGACTCCGCGGCGGTCACGAATTGGCGACCTTGGTCCGCAAGACCGAACCGAAGCCGTTGCGAATCTATCTGCAGGATGGATCGAACGATCTGAATATCTACGGCGGCGATTGGTGGATGGCCAACCAGACGTTGCTGCGAGCGTTGCAGTGGGCCGGATATGAAGTCGAGCACACCTGGGGCGAAGGTTTCCACAGCAGCAAGCATGGCACAGCGATCATGCCCGACGTGATGCGTTGGTTGTGGAAAGACTTTGATACCCAACCGGTTAGCACGCATCTGGACCGATCCAACAGCGAAGCCAACAAATTCCTGGTCGATGGCGAAGGCTGGGAACTGGTTAGCGAAGGGCACAAGTGGGCCGAGGGCTTGGCGGTGACCGACGACGGCACGCTCTACTTCACCGACGTCCCGGCGAGCGAACTTTATAAGGTCACGCCCGATGGCGAGGTCAGCCTGATCGTCTCCGATACCGGAAAGACGAACGGGATCTCCTTGGGCCCCGACGGTCGACTGTATGGTGCCGCCAGCGGTGCCCGCCAGATCCGCGCCTGGGATTTGAAGACTCTTGAGATGGAGGTCATCGCCGAGGGGACGACCAGCAACGACATCGTCGTCCGCCACGACGGCACGATCTATTACACCGATCCGCCAGCCGGCAAGGTCTGGTCGCTCGACGCGAAGACGCACGAGCGGAAGGCTGTCGACAATTTTAAAGACTGCAATGGGATTGGACTCAGCGCCGATCAGACTCAGTTGTTCGTCGCCCACTTCCCCGGCCGGTTCATCAATGCTTTCCAGATCGCCGATGATGGATCGCTGAAATACAAGCAGCCCTATTTTCACCTGGAGATCCCGGCCGCCGATCCGCGCGGATTGTTGGATGGGATGTGCGTCTCCCAAGATGGTTGGCTGATTTCCACAACGGCGATGGGCGTTCAGATCTGCGACCAACCGGGGCGCTCGCATCTGATTTTGCCAATGCCTCCCGGTTCGCGACGCCCCAGCTATGTCACGTTTGGCGGCCCCGATCGCAAGACGTTGTACGTGGCCAATGTGGACAAGATCTATCGTCGCAAAACGCAATTGGTCGGTGCCGACAACTGGAAACAACCCGTCAAACCACCCAAGCCACGACTGTAG